Part of the Vicugna pacos chromosome 3, VicPac4, whole genome shotgun sequence genome is shown below.
actctagcacctgagctataccctctcccagcagtttcttgtgtgtttctctgccatttatttttttttctgccattaATTTTGTATAcatgaacaaatatatattttctttgtccccctcctttttaaaattttttaattaaaaaaaattttttaattgaagtataatcgatttacagtgtgtcaatttctggtgtacagcacaatgcttcagtcatacgtgaatatacatatatttgttttcatattctttttcactgtaagctactacaagatattgaatatagttccctgtgctatacagtataaacttgttaatctattttacatGTCCCTCTTCTTTTTAAACACAACTGGTTAGGTACTGTATAAATCTGTACACTTGACCTTGCCACTGCTGCTATTTTTTCCCTCTAACTTGCTACTATATCTTACAGATCATTGTATACCTTTATATGAAGGTCTGTCTTATGTTTTTTTAATAGCtgcgtgatttttttttaagctcaagataccatttaaaatttatttggtaATGCAGTTTAGTTAATCTTCATGATAtcgatttaattttttttccctgctgacATGCTGTAATAATGTGTGAGGTCTTATCACTGTCCTGTTCCTGTGCTTTCAGCATTTCATATTTCTAGCTGCATGATattttatggatataccataatttatttaactggtACTGTATTTATGGAAATTGGCTAATACAAATATAACCTTGCATAGttatgtataaattatatttaagatAAACCGAAAGTAGAACTATGGAGTCAAAGAATATTTGAGTTTATTAAGTTTGAAAGCATTTCAAGTTGCCCTAGAGATTGTTTCAATTTATACTCCCATTGGTAATATATCAGAGTACCTGTTTTTTAGTGTCCTGGCTCATAGAATGTGTTGTTATATGTTTTTGATTTTTGACAATATTATGAAAGATGAGAAATGGttctcatatttttcatttgcatCTATCCTATAATGAGTGAGGTTAAATATCTTCTTGTGTTTTAGAGCCACTTGTTAAGGAGTTTCTGTAAACtgctttttcccatttttctgtttGACTATTAGTCTTTTTAATTTGGCCAGGCTGGTGGGGTGACTCCTTATATATTGGGGAGATTAGCAATTTGTGTTTtgagatgcattttaaaatatatatccttaaacattttttaaattactttttctgaatactttttttttaaagatttttatacaacttttaaaggttacttttaataaggcttttcttattttttagggTATCAGTTAGCCGAGCAATTAAACCCTTTGCGGAACCTGGCCGCCCTCCAGACTGGTTCTCTCAAAAAGTAAGTTCCCAAGTAAATGCTCATTTTGAGCAATGTTTGAGATGTGAAGTGAATTCCCTTCCAGGTCCTGCCCTTTAATCACAGGCTTTTGTACCATGAAGGAATAGAATGGTTGAGaatacttttcctttttcccagtGTTTGCCATTGCATCCATGTATGCTCACATTACAAACTATTCTTGTTAGTGTAATGTAACAGTTAAAAGTCCAACCTTGGAAGTTAGACAGGATTTAATATGACTCTACTTGAAAACATTGAACCATGATCCTCAgtattattatttgtaaaatagagataaaagttGTTTCAGGATTGTTGTAAAGATTTAGTTAAGGTAATATCTGTAAaacatttagcacagtgccttgcaTGTGGTAACTACTCAATAGGTATTAGGGATAAATATTGGCTCTTAACTTGTCTTTCCCCAAATACACAAACTGTAGGCCGGTATTTTCTTTGTTATGGTATTGATTATATTGAACTGATTTGATTGCAAAATAATTTGCCCTCCTAGAAACTACGCATAACTTAAACAAAGCTCCCCTCTCTAAAACTTAGTCTAATACGTTGAAACTTTGAAAGGTCATTCCTTTTAGGCTTGCTTatcatatttttactttttttccataGCATTGTGCTTCCCAGTACTCAGAGCTCCTGGAGACCACAGAGACCCCGAAGTGAGTACAGAGCCAGGCACCTGAGCCAAATCTCTTCAGTGGAGAGTATTTACtgtagaaatcttttttttttttaaatctatttatatTACTGGTAGCTAAGAGTATAATAGAAGTTATCAATGGTTAGGTGGTAGAGAAGGCTCAAAAAAAGCAAGTGGGAATAGGAACAAGTGTTCTCTTATTtaagtgtatgtgtgtttgtgtgtttttaattttccataGACGGAAACGGGGTGAAAAGGGAGAAGTGGTGGAAACTGTTGAAGATGTCATTGTTCGGAAACTGACTGCTGAACGAGTTGAGGAACTAAAGAAAGTGATAAAGGAAACCCAGGAAAAATACAGGTACGTTATCAGAGAGGACACCAAAAGGTTGGGAGAAACAAATGGGGCTGACTTCTGATTCTGGTCAGAATTTttcaaatagattaaaaaaactcaATCTACTTACTTCTCTTCCTACAGACGACTGAAAAGAGATGCAGAATTAATTCAGGCTGGGCACATGGACAACAGACTGGATGAGCTTTGCAATGACATTGCAATGTGGGTTATATTATATTGTTTTTCCATCtatactatttttttccttttttaccctCTTTACTCCTTAATAATCTGGCTTATTTCCTACATCTGCCATCCTTTTAAACTTGAGAGATTCTGAAAGGGGAAAGCTTTAGACTGGCCTGGTAGCTGGGAGAGGATAGTGAGTCCTAGAAGGTAATGTGATAGAACATTTCAGTGTAAGAATATAACTTAGTTCTAATTTAAAAGTGGCTCTGCTTTGCCTTGGTGAAGAACTAGTAGTTAGGCAGTACACTCAAAATTCCCTGTTTTGCTGATAAAGATTCTTTTCCTCCAGAAAGTGTTAGTCTGGCAAGAGATTTCCTTGTGAGGGTACTGCAAACTGTGAAGGAGCTAGAACTGACTGGGATCTACCCTTAATTTCCtctttaggaaaaagaaattggaggaagaggaggctgaagTAAAGAGGAAGGCTACAGATGCTGCATATCAGGGTAAGCTGAACCTactgattctgtttagtatttTGACTATACAGCACTGCATGCTGATGAGAATTATTGAGAAGAATTCAGTCATTGGACAAGAAGAGGAacttaaatatttgttaactCTAGGAATACATTCTCTGAGCCAGTGAGGTCCTTCCCTCTTGTTAAAAGCAGAATCTTAGTAAGTTATTAAAGAGGATATTAAGGGATGTTTAAGCCAGTTTCCTATTCCAAGGACCTTTGGGGTAAACAAGATTGCTGAGCATGAAAATTGCTCATAGGAAAAATCAAGCTAAAAAGTTGTAAAGAAAACTTTTTAATCCATATTCATAATGCAACATTCCTATTTGTCCTGTATTATATAATAGTAGTGTAGaatctagtttcattgatttaatcTTGAAGGCTtagaaattgttcttttttatgttatAGCTCGACAAGCAGTGAAAACACCACCTCGGAGGTTACCCACTGTGATGGTCCGCTCTCCTATAGACTCTGCCTCCCCAGGAGGTGATTATCCACTTGGGGACTTGACTACAACCACTATGGAAGAGGCCACCTCTGGGGTGAGTATATTTCTATCCGTAGGAATTGTTCAGCAAAGGGGCAATAAGCCAGCAGAGAGCTGAGTAATGAGGAAACCACTTTGGGCTTAGAGGCAATTTCCTCTCATGGCCTGAGTGCAAAAGACTTTATTTACCATGTTCTGTGCTCTAAGACAAGAATGGGCATAAAAACATTGAGGCTTTTGACATTTTTAGATAGGTAGAAGACTGTATTAAGGACTTTTTTTTGTAAGTGTACTGGTCTTAGGAAATTCCTGCTGTAATATGGAATGTTTTCTTTGTAAATATAACATTGATAGGGGGTAAGGAGTTTGTAAAAGGCAGGTTGGGTGGAGTGGTTGAGTCATTGTGGGTTTGAGCgggtggaaaagaaaaaattgtggGGAAGGAAGAGCAGGAGGGGTAGAGGGTTTCCTGGGCAATTCCACTCAGGACTAATAAAGTAATAGTTAGACACACTAACCCATCCAGATTAGTAGGGAACCTTCCTGAGTTTGAGAAGTCAGATAAAGGTTCTCTGTTGTCTCTTAGGTAACCCCTGGGACTTTGCCGAGTACCCCAGTCACCTCGTTTCCTGGAATTCCTGACACCCTTCCTCCAGGCTCTGCACCCTTAGAAGCCCCCATGACCCCAGTAACAGATGATTCACCCCAGAAAAAGATGCTTGGACAGAAAGCaactccacccccctcccctctgctgtcAGAGCTCTTGAAGAAGGGCAGCCTCCTGCCTACTAGCCCCAGACTGGTATGGAGACTTCTGTGGGTGTTTGAGAGCTGTGGTGATTTAGTATTTTGGAAGGGAATGCCTGGGACCTAAAATATAACATGGAAAAAAATAGTTCAAAAGAGGAAGAGATCTCCTAGTTAAATgttaattcaaaacaaaacaaacacttgGTAGTATCCTTGGCTCCTGAGGTATCTGAAACCACAATTACTTTGGTTCTCTTCTCCAGAGAACTCttgtcaaataatttttgaaaattagtgTTCCCCATGGgtctgaaattattttctttggatattaaCTTTTAATTTCATGAAGTTTGGTCAACTGCTGGAGCTTTTTGGGAAGTGGTAATAAAGGAAAGCTTGAGGATAGCCTTCACCTCTATTCTTCCCTGGTAggtcaatgaaagtgaaatggCTGTGGCTTCTGGCCACTTGAACAGTACAGGTGTCCTCCTGGAGGTAGGCGGGGTCCTTCCCATGATACATGGTGGGGAGATGCAGCAAACACCCAACACTGTTGCAGcctcccctgctgcttcaggtAAGTCACTGCTTTTCTGTTACCTGCTTTGTTTCAGAGATGTTGAACTTGGCATTGACTGTCCTTGGTTTCTAGCCTTTGTTACTAAGCAACTGTCAATCCTAGATTTAAAACCCCACCTTGGAGCTACTTTACCTGTTAAACTTGAGATTGTAAATCTATTCCATCTTCAAAATACTGATCATCCTGGATGACCACAGCATAAATATTGATGAGAGAAATAGTTAATAGTAAAGCTGAAAAATCATGGAAGGGTGCTAGAGATACCTGAGACTACAGCATAGGGAGACAAGTTTTAGAGCTAGAAAATGAGGCTTGAGTCTCAGGCCTGCCACGCACTGGTTTTGTAACCTTGGATAAGTAACTTAactcttgagcctcagtttcctctcttaaTAATTGCACCATATATACTTCACAAGAATGTAGTTAAAATTAAGTAaggtagaaaatataaaacaaaaaaaaattttacaatataCTAAATATTAGATTTTAGTATTTGGTATTAAATTTTGTGTGATTTATAGCATGCTTAACTTCAGCAGCCATAACAGATTtagtcatgctttttttttttttaattaccccTTATTTTTCATATGAGTTGTGTATTCTAATGCTTTGAGTCATTTCTAACTTGGCAGAAGATCTTAAGTAAGGTTTGGAAAAGTAAGGATATAGGTAATGAGCTTATTCAACAAAGGAGTTACTTTCATCCTTTGAGACTAAAAGTTTTCTTGATTGAGTCCTAAAGTGGCTATTTACTTCTTGGTCAAGTGCTTTCTTCTTAACTTATTTTGTGTACCTCTTTGTCTGTTAGGTGCTCCCACTCTTTCCCGGCTTTTAGAAGCTGGTCCTACACAGTTCACCACACCTCTTGCTTCCTTCACTACTGTTGCCAGTGAACCTCCAGTTAAACTTGTGCCACCCCCTATAGAGTCTGTATCTCAGGCTACCATTGTCATGATGCCTGCGCTGCCAGCACCATCCTCTGCTCCAGCTGTCTCCACTCCTGAGAGTGTAGCTCCAGGTGCGTCCCTGACCCATGCCCTGAGCAGCCACTAGATCCAAAATTTCATTTTGAGCTTCAGTTAGAGAAAAGTGAACAAGAGCATCAGTTTTAATTCAGATGGTTCTCTTCTATTCTCCATGGACATGTGCCATCTTTATCCTTAGAAAAACAAGGATGTGAGAAGAGGTGGGTGGGCATTTATGTGCTAAGGGTGAAAAAGCTAAGTGTACACTTATGAGTGGGTTTGAGAATGTGTTTTAACCTTTCTAGATGAAGctggaggaaagaaaacataggcagatgTAAGATAACTTTTTCTCAGCTTAAATGTCTGGGTATTTGACATTGTCTAGATTTTTGGTGTGATCTCCAGGTGGTTAATTGGTACTAAATAAGCTTCTGAgatgcttttctcttccttttattcAGTGAGTCAGCCTGACACTTGTGTTCCTATGGAGGCTGTTGGGGATCCACATACTGTGACTGTTTCCATGGATAGCAATGAAATCTCCATGATCATCAATTCTATCAAAGAAGAGTGTTTCCGATCAGGGGTAGCAGAGGCTTCTGGAGGATCAAAGGCTCCGAGCATAGATGGGAAGGAAGATTTAGATCTGGCTGAGAAGATGGATATTGCTGTATCTTATACAGGTGAAGAGCTGGATTTTGAGACTGTTGGGGACATCATTGCTATCATTGAGGACAAGGTAACTATTCAGTAAAGCCCCAAAGAATCTCTCATGGGTCCTACATAGGCTTCTCTCCTCAGCCTCTCCTTGCTTCTTGTAGTAAGAATTACATAAACAAGCAACTCTTCTTGCTTCTTCCCATCTTCATCTCTGGTCCCAAAGCCCTTTGGTGCTGACATACTAGTTATCTCCCCAGCCGTCCTTATGTACTGGTTTGCACAGGACATGTGCCTGTCCATTGGTTGCTTCTACTTCATGgagaagatggagagagaagCTGCAGATTCAGGCCATCTCATTTGGTGCTAATGAATTGAGGGACTTGGGCTTCTTTCTGTGACTTCAACAGTGTGTGTATTACGGGACAGGTAGATGATCATCCTGAAGTGCTGGATGTGGCAGCAGTGGAAGCAGCACTGTCATTCTGTGAGGAGAATGATGATCCCCAGtccctgcctggcccctgggagCACTCGATCCAGCAGGAACGGGAAAAGGCAGTACCTCTCCCTGCACCAGAGATGACAGTCAAGCAAGAGAGACTGGActttgaagaaacagaaaacaaaggaatCCATGAACTGGTTGACATCAGGGAGCCCAGTGTTGAGATCAAAATGGAACCTGCAGAACCAGAGCAAAACATTTCAGGGGCTGAAATAATAGCTGGAGTTGTTCCAGCTTCAAGTATGGAGCCACCAGAACTCAGGAGTCAGGACTTAGATGAGGAACCCAGAAGTACTGCAACTGGAGAGATTACTGAAGCAGATGTTTCCAGTAGGAAAGGCGATGAGACTCCACTTACCACGGTGAAGACAGAGGTACTTAAGttcaggggctgggaggatggaGGGCTATACCTTAGGTAAAAAGTGACAATTTAGGCCTTTGGTTGTCCTGTTGAATGCCTGAGTTCTGACATGCCGATGTGTCTAAAGCCCATAAGTGTGATCAGTACTATATATACTTATCCTATTCCTGTTGAGGTGACCATTACATGAGTAGGACTTAGAATTTCTTGTATAGTCTTATTATCATTGAAGAATAAAGTGTAAGCTGTAGTGATTTACCACTGCTtaggctttttgttctttttggccTTCAGGCATCCCCCGAAAGCATGTTGTCTCCATCACATGGCTCAAATCCCATTGAAGATACTTTAGAGGCAGAGACTCAGCACAAGTTTGAAATGTCAGGTAAATAATAAAGCCAGGAAATCTGTACCCCATAACTAACTTTAAATCATTTGCTTTGGCTTCTGAGGGATTGTGGGCTGTGGGCAAGTAGAGGAGGTAGAGTAGGTCAGCATGGAAAGGAGAGCTGCAGGGGATTATTGTCCATAGGAAGGGGAAGGCTAAGGTGGAAAAATCTTCAGGTAGTCTTTCTCTCCTCTGCAGACTCATTGAAAGAAGAATCAGGGACTATTTTTGGAAGCCAGATAAAGGTATTTCAGACTTTTCTTTATTCCTCTTGCTGTGTGACTAGATTTCCGTATAGCACTACCTTTTTAATGAATTTCAGTAAACTCACATCTTTATTCTCTAAGATGAGACTGGTTAAGGAGTTGCATGGGGAAAAGCTGCAGTGGACAGTCAGGTATAGTGGGAGTGCTATGGAAACATGTACCTCCCATCTTAAAGAGTTTGTGAACATCACACAGAACTTTCTTTGCATATAATGCACAAAGAAGCTTTGATACATCCAGTGATTTAGACTGAGAAGGAATATCAGAACCAGGGAGAGCATACAAGAAATCATATTATTAATTACACTATCCAGAGAAAGTGATCCagagttttctttttagaattaCTAAAGCAATAGTAACAGACAGACTTAAAGTAATGCGATGTGAGCTTGCTCCATCAGATAAGacacaaaataaaaactatttttgatAACTTTGTACCCAGGGTCAGAGTTCCTTTCAAGAGCAAGGGGAAAGAAGGAACGCCTCTTAGCTTAGTCTTAAgtaagtagctttttttttttcttccttttaaaaagatCCTGGGTCTTATTCTTTGTCCAGGTTCTAAATGATTTGATCATCAGTATCTGTAAGTAGATGGTAGTATAAGTGATAGAGAGCTCAGTCAGGAAACAGTGTGAGGCCATTTTCTAGAACTAATCTAACCCAAAAGATAGATCATGTTTTAATGATGCTTTGCTGGATAGCTTTGCTCTCCTTTCCATTTGTTGATGGAAGCACACTGTGTCTAAGGATGCCCCAggtgaggatgaggaggaagatgGAGTCAGTGAAGCGGCCAGCCTAGAGGAGCCTAAGGAAGAAGACCAAGGAGAAGGCTATTTGTCAGAAATGGATAACGAACCTCCTGTGAGTGAGAGTGACGATGGCTTTAGCATACACAATGCTACGCTGCAGTCCCACACACTGGCAGACTCCATCCCCAGCAGCCCGGCTTCTTCACAGTTGTGAGTATCTGAGATTCTTTCTTTGAGGTCAAGGCATTAAAGGTGAGAAGTAGGAGAGGGTCTTTCTTTAGTCTTACTTTAGTCTTACTTCTTCATCTTCCTTTTCTTGGCCTGGAACAAATAGTTGAAAAGATATAATTAggacttgttgttgttgttgttgttgttgacgaCTTATGCCAAGTGGGACTcccatatttcttttatttcagctctGTCTGTAGTGAGGACCAGGAAGCTATTCAGGCACAGAAAATCTGGAAGAAAGCCATCATGCTTGTATGGAGAGCTGCAGCCAATCATAGGTAAATGGGCTTTACTAATTAgtagaaacattttctcctgCTCCTCATTGTTGGTAACCAGAACAAAATCTTGAGTACACTTATATGGGACTGATGGCATTGGCTCTTAAAACTTTAGCTGCTTAGATCAAGCTCCCTCAGCTGTTCTTCTGGAGGATCAGTCAGTAATTGTACCATATTCTTTTTGGACAGGTATGCCAATGTCTTCCTGCAGCCTGTTACAGATGACATAGCACCTGGCTACCACAGCATTGTACAAAGGTAAGCCATGATCCGTTCAGCATGCTGACTTGCCCGAATTGTAAGTTGTCAA
Proteins encoded:
- the BRD8 gene encoding bromodomain-containing protein 8 isoform X7 yields the protein MATGTGKHKLLSTGPTEPWSIREKLCLASSVMRSGDQNWVSVSRAIKPFAEPGRPPDWFSQKHCASQYSELLETTETPKRKRGEKGEVVETVEDVIVRKLTAERVEELKKVIKETQEKYRRLKRDAELIQAGHMDNRLDELCNDIAMKKKLEEEEAEVKRKATDAAYQARQAVKTPPRRLPTVMVRSPIDSASPGGDYPLGDLTTTTMEEATSGVTPGTLPSTPVTSFPGIPDTLPPGSAPLEAPMTPVTDDSPQKKMLGQKATPPPSPLLSELLKKGSLLPTSPRLVNESEMAVASGHLNSTGVLLEVGGVLPMIHGGEMQQTPNTVAASPAASGAPTLSRLLEAGPTQFTTPLASFTTVASEPPVKLVPPPIESVSQATIVMMPALPAPSSAPAVSTPESVAPVSQPDTCVPMEAVGDPHTVTVSMDSNEISMIINSIKEECFRSGVAEASGGSKAPSIDGKEDLDLAEKMDIAVSYTGEELDFETVGDIIAIIEDKVDDHPEVLDVAAVEAALSFCEENDDPQSLPGPWEHSIQQEREKAVPLPAPEMTVKQERLDFEETENKGIHELVDIREPSVEIKMEPAEPEQNISGAEIIAGVVPASSMEPPELRSQDLDEEPRSTATGEITEADVSSRKGDETPLTTVKTEASPESMLSPSHGSNPIEDTLEAETQHKFEMSDSLKEESGTIFGSQIKDAPGEDEEEDGVSEAASLEEPKEEDQGEGYLSEMDNEPPVSESDDGFSIHNATLQSHTLADSIPSSPASSQFSVCSEDQEAIQAQKIWKKAIMLVWRAAANHRYANVFLQPVTDDIAPGYHSIVQRPMDLSTIKKNIENGLIRSTAEFQRDIMLMFQNAVMYNSSDHDVYHMAVEMQRDVLEQIQQFLATQLIMQTSESGISAKSLRGRDSTRKQDASEKDGGTRGRRCAIEADMKMKK
- the BRD8 gene encoding bromodomain-containing protein 8 isoform X6, with amino-acid sequence MATGTGKHKLLSTGPTEPWSIREKLCLASSVMRSGDQNWVSVSRAIKPFAEPGRPPDWFSQKHCASQYSELLETTETPKRKRGEKGEVVETVEDVIVRKLTAERVEELKKVIKETQEKYRRLKRDAELIQAGHMDNRLDELCNDIAMKKKLEEEEAEVKRKATDAAYQARQAVKTPPRRLPTVMVRSPIDSASPGGDYPLGDLTTTTMEEATSGVTPGTLPSTPVTSFPGIPDTLPPGSAPLEAPMTPVTDDSPQKKMLGQKATPPPSPLLSELLKKGSLLPTSPRLVNESEMAVASGHLNSTGVLLEVGGVLPMIHGGEMQQTPNTVAASPAASGAPTLSRLLEAGPTQFTTPLASFTTVASEPPVKLVPPPIESVSQATIVMMPALPAPSSAPAVSTPESVAPVSQPDTCVPMEAVGDPHTVTVSMDSNEISMIINSIKEECFRSGVAEASGGSKAPSIDGKEDLDLAEKMDIAVSYTGEELDFETVGDIIAIIEDKVDDHPEVLDVAAVEAALSFCEENDDPQSLPGPWEHSIQQEREKAVPLPAPEMTVKQERLDFEETENKGIHELVDIREPSVEIKMEPAEPEQNISGAEIIAGVVPASSMEPPELRSQDLDEEPRSTATGEITEADVSSRKGDETPLTTVKTEASPESMLSPSHGSNPIEDTLEAETQHKFEMSDSLKEESGTIFGSQIKDAPGEDEEEDGVSEAASLEEPKEEDQGEGYLSEMDNEPPVSESDDGFSIHNATLQSHTLADSIPSSPASSQFSVCSEDQEAIQAQKIWKKAIMLVWRAAANHRYANVFLQPVTDDIAPGYHSIVQRPMDLSTIKKNIENGLIRSTAEFQRDIMLMFQNAVMYNSSDHDVYHMAVEMQRDVLEQIQQFLATQLIMQTSESGISAKSLRGRDSTRKQDASEKDSVPMGSPAFLLSLFDGGTRGRRCAIEADMKMKK
- the BRD8 gene encoding bromodomain-containing protein 8 isoform X5, whose amino-acid sequence is MATGTGKHKLLSTGPTEPWSIREKLCLASSVMRSGDQNWVSVSRAIKPFAEPGRPPDWFSQKHCASQYSELLETTETPKRKRGEKGEVVETVEDVIVRKLTAERVEELKKVIKETQEKYRRLKRDAELIQAGHMDNRLDELCNDIAMKKKLEEEEAEVKRKATDAAYQARQAVKTPPRRLPTVMVRSPIDSASPGGDYPLGDLTTTTMEEATSGVNESEMAVASGHLNSTGVLLEVGGVLPMIHGGEMQQTPNTVAASPAASGAPTLSRLLEAGPTQFTTPLASFTTVASEPPVKLVPPPIESVSQATIVMMPALPAPSSAPAVSTPESVAPVSQPDTCVPMEAVGDPHTVTVSMDSNEISMIINSIKEECFRSGVAEASGGSKAPSIDGKEDLDLAEKMDIAVSYTGEELDFETVGDIIAIIEDKVDDHPEVLDVAAVEAALSFCEENDDPQSLPGPWEHSIQQEREKAVPLPAPEMTVKQERLDFEETENKGIHELVDIREPSVEIKMEPAEPEQNISGAEIIAGVVPASSMEPPELRSQDLDEEPRSTATGEITEADVSSRKGDETPLTTVKTEASPESMLSPSHGSNPIEDTLEAETQHKFEMSDSLKEESGTIFGSQIKDAPGEDEEEDGVSEAASLEEPKEEDQGEGYLSEMDNEPPVSESDDGFSIHNATLQSHTLADSIPSSPASSQFSVCSEDQEAIQAQKIWKKAIMLVWRAAANHRYANVFLQPVTDDIAPGYHSIVQRPMDLSTIKKNIENGLIRSTAEFQRDIMLMFQNAVMYNSSDHDVYHMAVEMQRDVLEQIQQFLATQLIMQTSESGISAKSLRGRDSTRKQDASEKDSVPMGSPAFLLSLFMGHEWVWLDSEQDYPNDSELSNDCRSLFSSWDSSLDLDVGSWRETEEPGAEELEESSPGRESSELLVGDGGSEESQEEAEQVSQQNLLHFFSEVAYLMEPLCISSKESSEGCCPPSGTTQQETREIEVIEGEEEPCREPEELSAKVDLLVAEKSSLEENGMPEVAPAPSDIWVLQEQPTGSEEGEVQQESKEEDQGEGYVSVMEDQCSSGECDDGFHIQETPLVNILFSHATSSKLSDLSHSDPVQDHLLFKKTLLPVWKMIASHRFSSPFLKPVSERQAPGYKDVVKRPMDLTSLKRNLSKGRIRTMAQFQRDLMLMFQNAVMYNDSDHHVYHMAVEMQREVLEQIQVLSIWLDKRRDLTSLE
- the BRD8 gene encoding bromodomain-containing protein 8 isoform X2, translated to MATGTGKHKLLSTGPTEPWSIREKLCLASSVMRSGDQNWVSVSRAIKPFAEPGRPPDWFSQKHCASQYSELLETTETPKRKRGEKGEVVETVEDVIVRKLTAERVEELKKVIKETQEKYRRLKRDAELIQAGHMDNRLDELCNDIAMKKKLEEEEAEVKRKATDAAYQARQAVKTPPRRLPTVMVRSPIDSASPGGDYPLGDLTTTTMEEATSGVTPGTLPSTPVTSFPGIPDTLPPGSAPLEAPMTPVTDDSPQKKMLGQKATPPPSPLLSELLKKGSLLPTSPRLVNESEMAVASGHLNSTGVLLEVGGVLPMIHGGEMQQTPNTVAASPAASGAPTLSRLLEAGPTQFTTPLASFTTVASEPPVKLVPPPIESVSQATIVMMPALPAPSSAPAVSTPESVAPVSQPDTCVPMEAVGDPHTVTVSMDSNEISMIINSIKEECFRSGVAEASGGSKAPSIDGKEDLDLAEKMDIAVSYTGEELDFETVGDIIAIIEDKVDDHPEVLDVAAVEAALSFCEENDDPQSLPGPWEHSIQQEREKAVPLPAPEMTVKQERLDFEETENKGIHELVDIREPSVEIKMEPAEPEQNISGAEIIAGVVPASSMEPPELRSQDLDEEPRSTATGEITEADVSSRKGDETPLTTVKTEASPESMLSPSHGSNPIEDTLEAETQHKFEMSDSLKEESGTIFGSQIKDAPGEDEEEDGVSEAASLEEPKEEDQGEGYLSEMDNEPPVSESDDGFSIHNATLQSHTLADSIPSSPASSQFSVCSEDQEAIQAQKIWKKAIMLVWRAAANHRYANVFLQPVTDDIAPGYHSIVQRPMDLSTIKKNIENGLIRSTAEFQRDIMLMFQNAVMYNSSDHDVYHMAVEMQRDVLEQIQQFLATQLIMQTSESGISAKSLRGRDSTRKQDASEKDSVPMGSPAFLLSLFMGHEWVWLDSEQDYPNDSELSNDCRSLFSSWDSSLDLDVGSWRETEEPGAEELEESSPGRESSELLVGDGGSEESQEEAEQVSQQNLLHFFSEVAYLMEPLCISSKESSEGCCPPSGTTQQETREIEVIEGEEEPCREPEELSAKVDLLVAEKSSLEENGMPEVAPAPSDIWVLQEQPTGSEEGEVQQESKEEDQGEGYVSVMEDQCSSGECDDGFHIQETPLVNILFSHATSSKLSDLSHSDPVQDHLLFKKTLLPVWKMIASHRFSSPFLKPVSERQAPGYKDVVKRPMDLTSLKRNLSKGRIRTMAQFQRDLMLMFQNAVMYNDSDHHVYHMAVEMQREVLEQIQVLSIWLDKRRDLTSLE
- the BRD8 gene encoding bromodomain-containing protein 8 isoform X8 produces the protein MATGTGKHKLLSTGPTEPWSIREKLCLASSVMRSGDQNWVSVSRAIKPFAEPGRPPDWFSQKHCASQYSELLETTETPKRKRGEKGEVVETVEDVIVRKLTAERVEELKKVIKETQEKYRRLKRDAELIQAGHMDNRLDELCNDIAMKKKLEEEEAEVKRKATDAAYQARQAVKTPPRRLPTVMVRSPIDSASPGGDYPLGDLTTTTMEEATSGVNESEMAVASGHLNSTGVLLEVGGVLPMIHGGEMQQTPNTVAASPAASGAPTLSRLLEAGPTQFTTPLASFTTVASEPPVKLVPPPIESVSQATIVMMPALPAPSSAPAVSTPESVAPVSQPDTCVPMEAVGDPHTVTVSMDSNEISMIINSIKEECFRSGVAEASGGSKAPSIDGKEDLDLAEKMDIAVSYTGEELDFETVGDIIAIIEDKVDDHPEVLDVAAVEAALSFCEENDDPQSLPGPWEHSIQQEREKAVPLPAPEMTVKQERLDFEETENKGIHELVDIREPSVEIKMEPAEPEQNISGAEIIAGVVPASSMEPPELRSQDLDEEPRSTATGEITEADVSSRKGDETPLTTVKTEASPESMLSPSHGSNPIEDTLEAETQHKFEMSDSLKEESGTIFGSQIKDAPGEDEEEDGVSEAASLEEPKEEDQGEGYLSEMDNEPPVSESDDGFSIHNATLQSHTLADSIPSSPASSQFSVCSEDQEAIQAQKIWKKAIMLVWRAAANHRYANVFLQPVTDDIAPGYHSIVQRPMDLSTIKKNIENGLIRSTAEFQRDIMLMFQNAVMYNSSDHDVYHMAVEMQRDVLEQIQQFLATQLIMQTSESGISAKSLRGRDSTRKQDASEKDSVPMGSPAFLLSLFDGGTRGRRCAIEADMKMKK